The following is a genomic window from Bacteroidia bacterium.
TCGGTGCCCAGTGGGGCGATGAAGGCAAGGGAAAACTCGTCGATATTCTCAGCAAGGATATTGACATCGTCGCACGTTACCAGGGCGGAGCCAATGCCGGCCATACTATTGAAATCGGCGACAGGAAGCATGTACTGCACCTCATCCCTTCGGGAATCTTTCATGAACACGTGACCACCGTTATCGGCAACGGTGTGGTCATCGATCCCGTTGCGCTCATGACCGAAATCGCGCTGCTCGAAGCCGCAGGTGTTTCGCTCAAGGGCCGGCTCAAGATCAGCCATAACGCGCACATGATCATGCCCTATCACAAGATTCTCGATCAGCTGTACGAAAAAGGGCAGGTGCCCATCGGGACCACCGGACGCGGTATCGGCCCCGCGTATTACGACAAAGCCGCGCGTGTCGGTATACGTATCGTGGATCTGCTCGATCACGAGATTCTCGAGGAGCGCATCAGGCGCAACATCGAGGAAAAAAATCAGATCATCAGAAAAATTTACGACGCGGAGGAACTCGATGTCGAGCATATCCTCGAAGAATATCAGCGCTTCGACTCTCTTATTGACGAGTACGTAACGGATACGGCTTTCTTCCTCAACGACGCCATTCGCCAGGGGAAAAGCGTTCTCTGCGAGGGTGCGCAGGGTGCTTTGCTCGATATCGACCATGGCACGTATCCCTTCGTCACATCTTCGAGCCCTGTCAGCGGCGGCGCAACCATTGGTCTCGGTATCCCGCCGACTGCCATCGACTCCGTCATCGGCGTGATGAAGGCGTACACGACGCGCGTCGGGCACGGGCCCTATCCCACCGAACTGGATGACGCAGCGGGCGAGCATTTGCTGGTCAAAGGACATGAGTACGGTTCGACTACCGGACGTCGCAGGCGCTGCGGCTGGTTCGACGCCGTAGCGATGAAATATTCGATCATGCTCAACGGCATCGATGCGGTTGCCATGACCAAGCTGGATGTGCTGAGCGGCCTCCCGGAGGTGAAGGTCTGCGTCGCCTACGAATACGACGGGAAAACCACGACACGATTTCAGACGAATCTCAAAACTCTGGAGCGCATGCGACCCGTGTACGAAACTTTCGAAGGATGGGAAGAAGATATTTCCGCGGTGCGTTCTTTCGCAGATCTCCCGGCTGCGACACGCACGTACATAGACGCGCTGCAGGAGCGCATCGGTGCACGTATCGCATGCGTCTCCGTCGGTCCCGAGCGGTCGCAGATTCTCTTCCCGACCGGTACCCCCGCATGGTGATGCTCGATCCGCATACTGAGAGGATGGTTCTGCTCGCCGAAGGGCGGTTGAGTTCCATCGGGCTCCGCATGGTCATCGCCGCGCTTCTGTATATTCCGGAACGAATCGTCGCGGTGATAGACAGTACCAAGGAGCGCTCCAGCACGCAGGAAGTCATTGGTTTCGGCGGAGACACGCCGATCGTCCATTCGCTGGAAGAGGCGATGGCGTTTTCGCCGGATTCCATGCTTATCGGCATCACTCCCATCGGCGGCCAACTGCCGGATTCCTGGCGCGCCATCATCCGCGAGGGACTTTCCGCCGGCCTCCATGTGGTGAGCGGTCTGCGCCAGCGCCTGGCCCACGACGCCGAATTCGGCGCCTTGTCTCACGAGCACTCGGTGCGCATTCATGACCTGCATCATGTGTCCATGAGTCATCTCATCCGGGCGCAGGGAAGCTGGCGTCGGCGTACTATTAACACGATACTGACCATCGGGACCGATTCCAACACCGGGAAAATGACAACCGCGCTGATGATCTACCGTGAGATGCTGAAACGCGGTCTGCGCGCCGCCATGATTGGTACCGGACCGACAGGTATTCTGATCAGCGGA
Proteins encoded in this region:
- a CDS encoding adenylosuccinate synthase → MSVRVVVGAQWGDEGKGKLVDILSKDIDIVARYQGGANAGHTIEIGDRKHVLHLIPSGIFHEHVTTVIGNGVVIDPVALMTEIALLEAAGVSLKGRLKISHNAHMIMPYHKILDQLYEKGQVPIGTTGRGIGPAYYDKAARVGIRIVDLLDHEILEERIRRNIEEKNQIIRKIYDAEELDVEHILEEYQRFDSLIDEYVTDTAFFLNDAIRQGKSVLCEGAQGALLDIDHGTYPFVTSSSPVSGGATIGLGIPPTAIDSVIGVMKAYTTRVGHGPYPTELDDAAGEHLLVKGHEYGSTTGRRRRCGWFDAVAMKYSIMLNGIDAVAMTKLDVLSGLPEVKVCVAYEYDGKTTTRFQTNLKTLERMRPVYETFEGWEEDISAVRSFADLPAATRTYIDALQERIGARIACVSVGPERSQILFPTGTPAW
- a CDS encoding DUF1611 domain-containing protein, coding for MVLLAEGRLSSIGLRMVIAALLYIPERIVAVIDSTKERSSTQEVIGFGGDTPIVHSLEEAMAFSPDSMLIGITPIGGQLPDSWRAIIREGLSAGLHVVSGLRQRLAHDAEFGALSHEHSVRIHDLHHVSMSHLIRAQGSWRRRTINTILTIGTDSNTGKMTTALMIYREMLKRGLRAAMIGTGPTGILISGRGVSVEDISSDFLTGAVEFEIDKAANEGYEYAIVEGQGALTNCGNSPIAHGLLVGAMPDAMVLCHQPSRETDGYGLPLPELERVIALHETMLGVFKHANVVGIGLNSMDMNKEDYRLAVTGTQERTGLLAVDPLRESSAGLVDTLLEYFSKYNKLLLPHSHSEIHDRV